A single window of Nocardioides baekrokdamisoli DNA harbors:
- a CDS encoding MlaE family ABC transporter permease — translation MGIVRELGTEFVDGQKGRLEEYGDQFLFYVKALAAVPRTMSRHRREVWATVGDITFGVGGLAVITGSAGVIAFMAFFAGTEVGIQGYASLSQIGVAKFSAFISAYFNTREVAPLIASIALAATVGCGYTARLGAMRISEEIDALEVMGIPSLPFLVTSRMIAAFIAVIPLYIVALCSSYLAPRLIVTQIYHQSAGTYDHYFLAFLPPGDILKSFLKLIILAIAVVLIHCYYGYTASGGPAGVGRAVGRAIRTSIVTIVVADFFISFAMWASTTTVRITG, via the coding sequence ATGGGTATCGTGCGGGAACTCGGCACCGAATTCGTCGACGGACAGAAGGGTCGCCTCGAGGAGTACGGCGATCAGTTCCTGTTCTACGTCAAGGCCTTGGCGGCCGTACCGAGGACGATGAGTCGTCACCGCCGTGAGGTGTGGGCCACGGTCGGGGACATCACCTTCGGCGTCGGCGGTCTCGCGGTGATCACCGGGTCGGCCGGCGTCATCGCCTTCATGGCGTTCTTCGCGGGCACCGAGGTCGGCATCCAGGGGTACGCCTCGCTCAGCCAGATCGGTGTCGCGAAGTTCAGTGCCTTCATCTCGGCGTACTTCAACACGCGTGAGGTCGCTCCGCTGATCGCGTCGATCGCGCTCGCTGCGACGGTGGGCTGCGGTTACACCGCCCGGCTGGGAGCGATGCGGATCTCGGAGGAGATCGACGCACTTGAGGTGATGGGCATCCCGTCGCTGCCGTTCTTGGTCACGAGCCGGATGATCGCCGCGTTCATCGCGGTGATCCCGCTCTACATCGTGGCGCTGTGCTCGTCCTATCTGGCGCCTCGGCTCATCGTGACCCAGATCTATCACCAGTCGGCGGGCACCTATGACCACTACTTCCTGGCGTTCCTGCCGCCCGGTGACATCCTGAAGTCGTTCCTCAAGTTGATCATCCTGGCGATCGCGGTCGTCCTGATCCACTGCTACTACGGGTACACCGCCTCGGGCGGGCCGGCAGGTGTCGGTCGGGCGGTGGGCCGCGCCATCCGTACCTCGATCGTCACCATCGTGGTGGCCGACTTCTTCATCAGCTTCGCCATGTGGGCCTCAACGACCACGGTCAGGATCACTGGGTAG
- a CDS encoding MCE family protein, protein MGLNDHGQDHWVAAMLSNIIHDTKAEHRRLQVAGVAFLTAMGLLIALSIAIYDKVFVSSTDVTVLASRAGLQLPKFGDVRMHGVIVGQIRSVTDDGSEAVIKLALDPKFTSGIPSNVSVKIVPTTLFGQKYVQFVDPVGVRDSAIADGAVIPASRVTTSVELESVLANLFPLLKSIKPSDLDVTLHAISSALLGRGDEIGQTLSNLNSYLATFNPHLPTMEADLAQLAKVAKVYGLAAPDLVNILRNATTTATTVAQQSGQLDTLFNDLTTLSNDGTSFLNANGQSLITEAAVAHPLLSLLDVYSPEYTCLLQGLDRYSPRLNQIFEHSRVSQTMLLSGTQQTAFTSSERPVYGDVGHGPWCYGLPYPKEGPGQPHLRINDGVSHARHP, encoded by the coding sequence GTGGGCCTCAACGACCACGGTCAGGATCACTGGGTAGCGGCGATGCTGAGCAACATCATTCATGACACCAAGGCGGAGCATCGCCGATTGCAGGTCGCTGGCGTCGCCTTCCTGACCGCGATGGGCCTCCTGATCGCCTTGTCGATCGCCATCTACGACAAGGTCTTCGTGTCCTCCACCGATGTGACCGTGCTTGCGAGCCGGGCCGGTCTGCAGTTGCCGAAGTTCGGCGACGTACGCATGCACGGTGTGATCGTCGGTCAGATCCGCAGCGTCACCGACGACGGCTCGGAGGCCGTCATCAAGTTGGCGCTGGATCCGAAGTTCACCTCCGGGATCCCGTCGAACGTTTCGGTCAAGATCGTCCCGACCACGCTGTTCGGGCAGAAGTACGTGCAGTTCGTCGACCCCGTCGGCGTACGCGACAGTGCGATTGCCGACGGTGCCGTCATCCCGGCGAGCCGGGTCACCACGAGCGTCGAACTCGAGAGCGTGCTGGCCAATCTCTTCCCGCTGTTGAAATCGATCAAGCCGTCCGACCTGGATGTCACCCTGCATGCGATCTCCTCGGCGCTTCTGGGGCGCGGTGACGAGATCGGGCAAACGCTGAGCAACCTGAACTCCTATCTCGCCACGTTCAACCCGCACCTCCCCACGATGGAGGCTGACCTGGCGCAGCTGGCAAAGGTAGCGAAGGTCTACGGCCTCGCCGCGCCGGATCTGGTCAACATCCTGAGGAACGCGACCACGACGGCCACCACAGTCGCCCAGCAGAGCGGTCAACTGGATACCTTGTTCAACGACCTCACGACGCTGTCGAACGACGGCACCTCATTCCTCAACGCCAACGGACAGAGTCTCATCACCGAGGCTGCGGTCGCGCACCCATTGCTGTCGCTGCTCGACGTGTACTCGCCCGAGTACACGTGTTTGTTGCAGGGCCTGGACCGGTACTCACCACGTCTGAACCAGATCTTCGAGCACAGTCGGGTCAGCCAGACCATGCTCCTGAGCGGCACGCAGCAGACGGCATTCACGTCGTCAGAACGCCCGGTTTACGGCGACGTCGGCCACGGACCGTGGTGCTATGGCCTGCCGTACCCCAAGGAAGGCCCGGGTCAGCCGCACCTGCGGATCAACGACGGCGTATCGCATGCGAGGCACCCGTGA
- a CDS encoding MCE family protein encodes MSTRNVRTVSAAIKLGIFVVVSLLVTGLLAVIMGHLTVGSQHGYKAIFTTASELKSGDDVRVAGVSVGTVTGVEIYNRNEAIVSFDVTSGLQLTKNSGAEIRFLNIVGDRYLALSQGEASTQMLNPGDTIPATQTTPALDLTALFNGFQPLFQALTPKDVNDLSMNLIQVLQGESGNVSDLLAKTASLTNSLADRDQLINEVITNLGGTLATIDSRHQQLSDLLTGLEQWMGHLSNDRVQIGDSIQNISTLTQELADLLTQARPFTKEDIAQLRRVMTILNQPSAQAALDAALKQLPTTLRRQARIGTFGSWYNYYLCDFTGRVILPQLGTLLNLGPVAAQANSALNQIQAQINKYLNVYSTQPRCAN; translated from the coding sequence GTGAGTACGCGTAACGTCCGGACGGTCAGCGCCGCGATCAAGCTCGGGATCTTCGTGGTCGTCTCTCTGCTCGTCACCGGCCTGTTGGCCGTCATCATGGGCCACCTGACGGTGGGGTCGCAGCACGGCTACAAGGCGATCTTCACCACCGCGAGTGAACTCAAGTCGGGCGATGACGTCCGGGTCGCGGGCGTCTCGGTCGGCACGGTCACCGGGGTGGAGATCTACAACCGCAACGAGGCGATCGTCTCCTTCGATGTCACCTCCGGTCTGCAGTTGACCAAGAACAGTGGCGCGGAGATCCGGTTCCTCAACATCGTCGGCGACCGTTATCTCGCGTTGAGTCAAGGTGAGGCGTCCACGCAGATGCTGAACCCCGGCGACACGATCCCGGCCACCCAGACCACGCCGGCGCTCGACCTCACCGCGCTTTTCAACGGATTCCAGCCGCTCTTCCAGGCGCTCACGCCGAAGGACGTCAACGACCTGTCGATGAACCTCATCCAGGTGCTCCAGGGGGAGAGCGGCAACGTTTCTGACCTGCTCGCCAAGACTGCGTCGTTGACGAACTCACTGGCTGATCGCGATCAGTTGATCAACGAGGTCATCACCAACCTTGGCGGCACCTTGGCCACGATCGACAGCCGCCACCAGCAGTTGTCCGATCTCCTGACGGGCCTTGAGCAGTGGATGGGTCACCTGTCCAACGACCGTGTCCAGATCGGTGACTCGATCCAGAACATCTCGACACTCACACAGGAACTCGCTGACCTGCTCACCCAGGCCCGTCCGTTCACCAAGGAGGACATCGCCCAACTGCGTCGGGTGATGACGATCCTCAACCAGCCGTCGGCCCAGGCAGCACTCGACGCGGCACTCAAGCAGTTGCCGACGACGTTGCGCCGGCAGGCAAGGATCGGGACCTTCGGATCTTGGTACAACTACTACCTGTGTGACTTCACGGGTCGGGTGATCCTGCCGCAGTTGGGCACCCTGCTGAACCTCGGCCCGGTGGCGGCGCAGGCGAATTCGGCGCTCAACCAGATTCAGGCACAGATCAACAAATACCTGAACGTGTACAGCACGCAACCGAGGTGTGCGAACTGA
- a CDS encoding MCE family protein — translation MARRTDKHLTWYGGLAIGVLALAMLAAFTLQKFPFFAGTTYHAEFKDASGLKVGDQVEIAGIRVGRVDGMSIEGTHIRVDFDVHGQKFGKMSTASVEVLNLLGEKYLKLTPIGDDTMSDGGTITCPRPDATATQPKDCRTTAGYDIVGALTDLTNTTGKINQANLSKALSTLATTINGAAPNVKGSFAGLSRLSSVISSRNTEIGQLLNHAQSVSNLLNSRKGDLLALMKSSDLVFQELLNRRQAIDDLLTSTRRLAVQLKGVATDNQAQIGDALKQLNTALTFLNARKQQLSDTIKYYGPYASILENVIGTGPWFDAYVPNLPGLATGEFVPGVRTY, via the coding sequence ATGGCAAGACGTACGGACAAGCACCTGACCTGGTATGGCGGTCTCGCGATCGGCGTGCTGGCGTTGGCGATGCTCGCGGCATTCACCCTGCAGAAGTTCCCCTTCTTCGCCGGCACCACGTACCACGCGGAGTTCAAGGATGCGAGCGGGTTGAAGGTCGGCGATCAGGTCGAGATCGCCGGTATTCGAGTCGGTCGCGTCGACGGCATGTCGATCGAAGGCACCCATATCCGGGTTGACTTCGACGTGCACGGCCAGAAATTCGGGAAGATGTCGACAGCCTCGGTCGAGGTGCTCAATCTGCTGGGCGAGAAGTACCTCAAGCTCACCCCGATCGGTGACGACACGATGTCGGACGGCGGGACGATTACCTGCCCACGCCCGGATGCGACGGCGACCCAGCCGAAGGACTGTCGCACCACGGCTGGCTACGACATCGTCGGAGCTCTGACCGATCTCACCAACACGACCGGGAAGATCAACCAGGCGAACCTCTCGAAGGCACTGTCGACCTTGGCGACGACGATCAACGGCGCTGCTCCGAACGTCAAGGGGTCGTTCGCTGGTCTGTCCAGGCTCTCGTCGGTGATCTCGTCGCGCAACACCGAGATCGGGCAACTGCTGAACCACGCGCAGTCGGTCTCCAACCTGCTCAACTCTCGCAAGGGCGACCTCCTGGCGCTGATGAAGAGCAGCGACCTCGTGTTCCAGGAACTGCTCAACCGGCGACAGGCGATCGACGACCTGCTGACGTCGACCCGGCGTCTGGCGGTGCAACTCAAGGGAGTTGCCACCGACAACCAGGCACAGATCGGGGATGCGTTGAAGCAGTTGAACACCGCGTTGACGTTCCTGAACGCGCGCAAGCAGCAACTCAGCGACACGATCAAGTACTACGGCCCGTACGCATCCATCCTGGAGAACGTGATCGGCACGGGCCCGTGGTTCGACGCGTACGTTCCGAACCTGCCTGGACTGGCGACCGGTGAATTCGTGCCTGGTGTGAGGACGTACTGA
- a CDS encoding MCE family protein: MALDLARVRATTLRQRLIAAAVIVLLIIGAFWFTSGPKTRTVSAHFSQAISVYAGSSVDIMGITVGQVTAIVPEGATVRVDMTYDAKYHLPADVSASIVAPTLVADRFVQLTAAKGENWCWTCDSSSSVADSGDIPASRSHQPLEIDDVYKSLSQLSKTLGPSEANKTGALSELLNASAKALKGNGVLGNDMLRNLSGAVRVLGDNSPQLFSTVDGLSSLSTTLRNNDALVSTFLTRLAGVSTELGGESQNLQQALAAIADALGTVQSFVHDNRAALKGDIQQLTTTVKALGDQRKTLGQILQLAPLGLNNLTEAYDSVTGTEGIRLQLGPEGTDVGNLLCGVITSAGMPNPGTACDLLRALLPGGTNHGVNPSSTTSKSFPQAPSAGLAGILDPALKGLLG, from the coding sequence ATGGCACTTGATCTCGCCCGTGTCCGGGCCACCACTCTCCGCCAGCGACTCATCGCCGCGGCCGTCATCGTGCTGCTCATCATCGGTGCGTTCTGGTTCACGTCGGGACCGAAGACGCGTACGGTCAGCGCGCACTTCTCACAGGCCATCAGCGTCTATGCCGGCAGCAGTGTCGACATCATGGGCATCACGGTCGGTCAGGTGACAGCCATCGTGCCCGAGGGTGCCACTGTGCGGGTCGACATGACCTACGACGCGAAGTATCACCTGCCGGCTGATGTGAGCGCATCGATCGTCGCTCCGACCCTGGTGGCGGACCGATTCGTCCAGTTGACGGCGGCGAAGGGCGAGAACTGGTGCTGGACGTGTGATTCGTCGAGTTCCGTCGCCGACAGCGGGGACATCCCGGCGTCGCGGAGCCACCAGCCCCTCGAGATCGACGACGTCTACAAGAGCTTGTCGCAGCTCAGCAAGACCTTGGGGCCATCTGAGGCCAACAAGACCGGCGCGCTGTCCGAACTGCTCAACGCCAGCGCGAAGGCGCTGAAGGGCAACGGTGTCCTCGGTAACGACATGCTGAGGAATCTCAGTGGCGCGGTCAGGGTGCTCGGGGACAACTCGCCGCAATTGTTCTCGACCGTCGATGGCCTGTCGTCGCTCAGCACGACGTTGCGCAACAACGACGCACTGGTCAGCACCTTCCTGACTCGGCTTGCGGGGGTCTCGACCGAGCTCGGCGGGGAGAGTCAGAATCTGCAGCAGGCGTTGGCGGCGATCGCTGACGCGCTGGGCACCGTCCAGTCGTTCGTCCACGACAACCGCGCTGCGCTCAAGGGCGACATCCAGCAGTTGACCACCACGGTGAAGGCTCTTGGCGATCAGCGGAAGACGTTGGGCCAGATCCTGCAGTTGGCCCCGTTGGGGTTGAACAACCTCACCGAGGCCTACGACAGCGTGACCGGCACCGAGGGGATCCGACTGCAGCTGGGCCCCGAGGGGACCGACGTCGGCAACCTGCTCTGTGGCGTCATCACCTCTGCCGGGATGCCCAACCCTGGCACCGCCTGCGACCTGCTACGCGCACTCCTGCCGGGCGGCACCAACCATGGGGTGAACCCGTCCTCCACCACGTCGAAGAGTTTCCCCCAAGCACCGTCGGCTGGTCTCGCGGGCATCCTCGACCCTGCGCTGAAGGGGTTGTTGGGATGA
- a CDS encoding MCE family protein translates to MTTRLIRGVVAAVAGMVALTGCQFHGAYDLPLPGKVVGSGDGYHVKAIFSDVVDVVPYTHVMANDVPIGQVDSVTRLGWNAEVDMTIRKDVVLPANAIADVRQTSLLGEKFIELDPPTGTASVGRLADGATIPLAQTSRNPEVEEVLGALSSILSGGGVQQLKTISTELNKAMDGRQGDVRSVLSSLDVLVTSLNGQRANIIEALSEVNKLTRTLNKEHGVVASALDSFGPALKVLNQQHQDLMTMLTALDRLGRVGTNVISQSRANIVADLKELGPTLKGLADAGKSLPQGLVMLATFPFPKEAATLAKGDYSNALFHMDFDLNKALSGSLHGGDTGLPNVGQLCSVYSNGSCAPLMAALCTVTGLTLFCSPTAAKLGSSVTGGKKPTTAPVNPLDGLLGPVTSGLLSPKGPLGGLLGPGTGLGGLL, encoded by the coding sequence ATGACGACACGATTGATTCGAGGAGTTGTCGCTGCGGTGGCGGGCATGGTCGCACTGACCGGCTGCCAGTTCCACGGCGCGTACGACCTCCCGCTGCCCGGCAAGGTTGTCGGCTCGGGCGATGGCTATCACGTCAAGGCGATCTTCAGTGACGTCGTTGACGTGGTGCCGTACACCCACGTGATGGCGAACGACGTCCCGATCGGGCAGGTCGACTCCGTCACCCGGCTCGGTTGGAACGCCGAGGTCGACATGACGATCCGCAAGGACGTCGTCCTGCCGGCCAATGCGATCGCCGACGTACGCCAGACCAGCCTGTTGGGTGAGAAGTTCATCGAACTGGACCCGCCGACGGGCACGGCATCGGTCGGTCGCCTCGCCGATGGTGCGACCATCCCGCTGGCTCAGACGTCCCGCAACCCGGAGGTCGAGGAAGTACTCGGGGCGCTCTCGAGCATCCTCAGCGGTGGTGGGGTCCAGCAGTTGAAGACGATCAGCACCGAGCTCAACAAGGCAATGGACGGCCGACAGGGCGATGTGCGCAGCGTGCTCAGCAGCCTCGACGTGCTGGTGACATCGCTCAATGGCCAGCGCGCGAACATCATCGAGGCACTGTCGGAGGTCAACAAGTTGACCAGGACGCTCAACAAGGAGCATGGCGTCGTTGCGAGCGCGTTGGATTCGTTCGGACCTGCACTGAAGGTGCTCAACCAGCAGCATCAGGACCTGATGACCATGCTGACTGCTCTGGACAGGCTCGGCAGGGTCGGCACGAACGTGATCAGCCAGAGTCGGGCCAACATTGTTGCCGACCTGAAGGAACTCGGTCCTACCTTGAAGGGGCTGGCTGACGCCGGAAAGTCGCTGCCGCAGGGCTTGGTCATGCTGGCGACGTTCCCCTTCCCGAAGGAAGCGGCGACCTTGGCCAAGGGCGACTACTCGAACGCGTTGTTCCACATGGACTTCGACCTCAACAAGGCGCTCAGCGGGTCTCTGCACGGCGGCGATACGGGCCTGCCGAACGTGGGCCAGTTGTGCTCGGTCTACTCGAACGGCAGTTGTGCCCCGTTGATGGCGGCGTTGTGCACCGTCACGGGTCTGACGCTGTTCTGTTCGCCGACGGCGGCGAAGTTGGGTTCGAGCGTGACCGGAGGAAAGAAGCCCACGACGGCTCCCGTCAATCCCCTTGACGGCCTCCTCGGCCCCGTGACGTCTGGTCTGTTGTCACCCAAGGGTCCGTTGGGCGGACTCCTGGGGCCGGGCACTGGGTTGGGAGGCCTGTTGTGA
- a CDS encoding MCE family protein, with product MSTGLRIRLFAFVILAATGIVFVAANYLGAFNVLFGRQVSMYVDLPRSGGLYIGSEVDNRGVKVGKVTDMSLTSTGVRVTIRVDKNADIPLSSALSVADLTAVGEQYLNFSPTSASGPYATAGHVFSGTGASIPETTDQLLLDIDGFVRSVPIGSLQTTVSELGKMFKGNADSLGQMVDSGSKFINTAAAHEQATIDLINSSTTVLKTQAAHASDIANFAAGLAKFTGALSVSDTNLRTVLANGGPAIREADGLVNDLSAVVPSFLANLIPLNQVVSAHLPALEQTLVVLPPVIATGFTGTPGDGYGHLNMQFSYTLGVCSGAGYLPHPWPSPLNTSDLPLFPARCDDPKAQPNYTGSDALLQRGVNLTPR from the coding sequence GTGAGTACCGGTTTGCGCATTCGGCTGTTTGCCTTCGTGATCCTCGCGGCCACCGGCATCGTCTTCGTCGCGGCGAACTATCTCGGTGCCTTCAACGTGCTGTTCGGGCGCCAGGTGTCGATGTACGTCGATCTGCCGCGGTCCGGGGGGCTTTACATCGGCAGCGAGGTCGACAATCGCGGCGTCAAGGTCGGCAAGGTCACGGACATGAGCCTGACCTCGACTGGCGTGCGTGTCACGATCCGGGTCGACAAGAATGCGGACATCCCGCTGTCGTCGGCACTGTCGGTGGCAGACCTCACCGCGGTGGGGGAGCAGTACCTCAACTTCAGCCCCACCAGCGCGTCGGGTCCGTACGCAACGGCGGGCCACGTGTTCTCCGGCACGGGAGCCAGCATCCCGGAAACGACGGACCAGCTGCTCCTCGACATCGACGGATTCGTACGCTCCGTGCCGATCGGGAGCCTGCAGACGACCGTCAGCGAATTGGGCAAGATGTTCAAGGGCAATGCGGACTCGCTCGGACAGATGGTCGACTCAGGCAGCAAGTTCATCAACACGGCCGCCGCTCACGAGCAGGCCACGATCGACCTGATCAACTCGAGCACCACCGTGCTGAAGACGCAGGCGGCGCACGCCTCCGACATCGCGAACTTTGCCGCAGGGCTGGCGAAGTTCACCGGCGCACTGAGTGTGTCGGACACCAACCTTCGGACGGTCCTTGCGAACGGCGGGCCGGCGATCAGGGAAGCCGACGGACTCGTCAATGACCTGAGTGCCGTCGTACCGAGTTTCCTGGCCAATCTCATCCCGCTCAACCAGGTGGTCTCAGCCCATCTGCCGGCTCTCGAGCAGACGTTGGTGGTCTTGCCCCCGGTCATCGCCACCGGATTCACCGGTACGCCCGGCGACGGCTACGGGCACCTCAACATGCAGTTCTCCTACACGCTTGGAGTGTGTTCGGGCGCCGGGTATCTGCCGCACCCCTGGCCGAGCCCGCTCAACACCAGTGACCTGCCGCTGTTCCCGGCTCGCTGTGACGACCCGAAGGCGCAACCCAATTACACCGGTTCCGACGCGTTGCTGCAGCGTGGCGTCAACCTGACCCCGCGGTGA
- a CDS encoding zinc ribbon domain-containing protein gives MGTRRMIGVRLRCPECQARVSAKARWCPGCGTELPQPAVLPEPAEPEALEESPAAATGTASSKRASLSPRSWSAPQWVSVVLAVLLVVVLAVGALAFFAERNSTVASNKQQTASSVRDAVLSRASEASIKAYTVTAVTHEKDNAAAETLMTAKMAAKYSGQVTAAQWKTLAAGGAKQTSKVAADGVTSMTKDTAHVFVLIVVSTTAKNTSSNSVVAYRLNVTLVDRGGNWLVDDMNVIF, from the coding sequence GTGGGGACCCGTCGCATGATCGGCGTACGGCTGCGCTGCCCTGAATGCCAGGCCCGCGTATCGGCAAAGGCGCGCTGGTGCCCCGGGTGCGGTACGGAGCTTCCCCAGCCTGCAGTGCTTCCGGAGCCTGCGGAGCCAGAGGCGTTGGAAGAGTCTCCTGCGGCGGCGACGGGCACCGCCAGTTCGAAGCGAGCCAGTCTGTCTCCGCGGTCGTGGTCGGCGCCGCAGTGGGTGTCGGTGGTCCTCGCCGTCCTGCTGGTCGTGGTGCTTGCCGTCGGAGCGTTGGCGTTCTTTGCCGAGCGGAACTCGACGGTTGCGAGCAACAAGCAGCAGACCGCATCGAGTGTTCGCGACGCCGTCCTGAGCCGTGCCTCCGAGGCGTCCATCAAGGCGTACACCGTCACAGCGGTGACGCATGAGAAGGACAACGCCGCCGCCGAGACGTTGATGACGGCGAAGATGGCTGCGAAGTATTCAGGCCAGGTGACCGCAGCACAGTGGAAGACCCTTGCTGCTGGTGGTGCGAAGCAGACATCCAAGGTTGCTGCCGACGGCGTCACCTCCATGACCAAGGACACCGCCCACGTGTTCGTGCTGATCGTCGTCTCGACGACGGCGAAGAACACGTCGTCGAACAGCGTCGTGGCCTATCGCTTGAACGTCACGCTGGTGGACCGTGGCGGCAACTGGTTGGTTGATGACATGAACGTCATCTTCTGA
- a CDS encoding ferredoxin yields the protein MKLSVDYDLCESNALCVGMAPQIFDLDDDDNLLIATHDIGEADAASVRRAVAACPRAALSLSDTVLDETA from the coding sequence ATGAAGCTGTCTGTTGATTACGACCTCTGTGAGTCGAACGCCTTGTGCGTCGGCATGGCTCCACAGATCTTCGATCTCGACGACGACGACAACCTGCTGATCGCCACTCACGACATCGGTGAAGCCGACGCCGCGTCCGTACGCCGCGCAGTCGCTGCGTGCCCACGCGCCGCGTTGTCGTTGAGTGACACCGTGCTGGACGAGACCGCATGA
- a CDS encoding 3-oxoacyl-ACP reductase: MTDATLPLTGRVAVVTGAGAGLGRAEALALAAAGADVVLNDLEGRADEAAAEISALGRRAVIVAGDVGERSTADALVAAAVDELGSLDIVVNNAGFTRDRMIFNLSDEEFDAVLRVHLRGHFLLTRNAAAYWRGLSKETGAPVYGRLINTASEAFLSGSPGQANYAAAKAGIMALTLSAARGLASSGVRANAICPRARTAMTAQVFGDDTSGKAVDPYSPDHVAPLVAYLASPAADSINGQCFVVYGGMVALLAPPVVEQRFDAAGDAWDLADLDHQIGGFFADRDPGLSFSADSVMRLTV; encoded by the coding sequence ATGACCGACGCAACTCTGCCGCTGACCGGTCGGGTCGCGGTTGTCACTGGCGCGGGCGCAGGGCTCGGCCGCGCCGAGGCTCTGGCTCTTGCTGCGGCAGGCGCAGACGTCGTACTCAATGACCTCGAAGGGCGCGCGGACGAGGCGGCCGCCGAGATCAGCGCCCTCGGCCGCCGCGCCGTGATCGTGGCCGGCGACGTGGGGGAGCGCAGTACTGCTGACGCTCTGGTGGCTGCGGCCGTCGATGAGCTCGGCTCGCTCGACATCGTCGTCAACAATGCCGGCTTCACCCGTGACCGGATGATCTTCAACCTGTCCGACGAAGAGTTCGACGCGGTGCTGCGCGTCCACCTGCGGGGACACTTCCTGCTCACCCGTAACGCCGCCGCGTACTGGCGCGGGCTCAGCAAGGAGACGGGTGCGCCGGTCTACGGCCGACTCATCAACACCGCGTCCGAGGCGTTCCTCTCCGGGTCTCCGGGTCAGGCGAACTATGCCGCAGCCAAGGCCGGAATCATGGCGCTCACACTGTCGGCAGCACGTGGCCTGGCCTCCAGCGGCGTACGCGCCAATGCGATCTGCCCGCGGGCGCGTACGGCCATGACCGCCCAGGTCTTCGGCGACGACACCTCGGGCAAGGCGGTCGACCCCTACTCGCCCGACCACGTCGCACCACTCGTGGCGTACTTGGCTTCGCCGGCCGCGGACTCGATCAACGGCCAGTGCTTCGTCGTGTACGGCGGCATGGTGGCGCTGCTGGCGCCGCCGGTCGTCGAGCAGCGTTTCGACGCAGCCGGCGACGCCTGGGACCTTGCCGACCTCGACCACCAGATCGGCGGATTCTTCGCCGATCGGGACCCCGGACTCAGCTTCTCCGCTGACTCCGTCATGCGTCTGACCGTCTGA
- a CDS encoding SDR family NAD(P)-dependent oxidoreductase: MTRLQNKVAIVTGGAQGQGAAIVRSFVAEGAKVVIADVAVEPGEALAAELGADAIFVKHDVSSEDSWTALVEAATAAFGAPNVLVNNAGILRFGAITETSVELYEQVFRVNQLGTFLGMKAVIPSMKQAGGGSIVNASSIEGLGGMGHLVAYSATKFAIRGMTKVAAMELGSFGIRVNSVHPGMIDTGMTREHGGDLAMEFGASKVALKRVGLPSDVAPLYVYLASDESAYTTGAEIAVDGGATATHSFGG; this comes from the coding sequence ATGACTCGTCTCCAGAACAAGGTCGCCATCGTCACCGGCGGCGCGCAGGGCCAGGGCGCCGCGATCGTACGATCGTTCGTCGCCGAAGGCGCCAAGGTCGTCATCGCCGATGTGGCTGTCGAGCCCGGCGAGGCGCTCGCCGCCGAGCTCGGCGCCGACGCGATCTTCGTCAAGCACGACGTCAGCTCCGAGGACTCCTGGACCGCGTTGGTCGAGGCCGCCACGGCAGCTTTCGGTGCGCCGAACGTGCTCGTCAACAACGCTGGCATCCTGCGATTCGGCGCCATCACCGAGACGTCGGTCGAGTTGTACGAGCAGGTCTTCCGGGTCAACCAGCTCGGTACCTTCCTGGGCATGAAGGCGGTCATTCCGTCGATGAAGCAGGCGGGCGGCGGATCGATCGTCAATGCGTCGTCGATCGAGGGCCTGGGCGGCATGGGCCACCTCGTCGCGTACTCCGCGACCAAGTTCGCGATCCGCGGCATGACCAAGGTGGCCGCGATGGAGCTCGGCAGCTTCGGCATCCGGGTCAACTCGGTACACCCGGGCATGATCGACACCGGGATGACCCGTGAGCACGGTGGCGATCTGGCGATGGAGTTCGGCGCCTCCAAGGTGGCGCTGAAGCGCGTGGGGCTGCCGTCGGACGTCGCGCCGTTGTACGTTTATCTGGCAAGCGACGAGAGCGCGTACACCACTGGCGCGGAGATCGCCGTGGATGGTGGCGCGACAGCGACGCACTCCTTCGGCGGCTGA